One genomic window of Salmo salar chromosome ssa12, Ssal_v3.1, whole genome shotgun sequence includes the following:
- the LOC106563991 gene encoding actin-related protein 2/3 complex subunit 1B-B, with product MAYHSFLLEPISCHSWNKDRTQIALCPNNHDVHIYKKDGTKWTKIHELKEHNGQVTGIDWAPDSNRIVTCGTDRNAYVWSLKGEVWKPTLVILRINRAARCVSWSPRENKFAVGSGSRLISICYFEQENDWWVCKHIKKPIRSTVLSLDWHPNNVLLAAGSSDFKCRVFSAYIKEVEEKPGPTVWGSKMPFGEVLFESGPPAGAGEGAGGGWVHGVCFSHSGNRLAWTSHDSTVAIAEGGKTSTISSLSSETLPLLCVSFITENSLVAAGHDCYPVLFVYDGAKSSVTFGGKLDVPKQTSQRGISARERFQNLDRRATSSETTEQGLESLHKNSISQISVLEGGKTKCSKFCTTGMDGGMVIWDVKSLESAMKDLKIV from the exons ATGGCTTACCACAGCTTCCTGCTCGAGCCAATCAGCTGCCACTCCTGGAACAAGGACCGGACCC agatTGCTCTGTGCCCCAACAACCATGATGTCCACATCTATAAGAAGGATGGGACCAAGTGGACCAAGATACATGAACTGAAGGAGCACAACGGCCAGGTCACAG gtATAGACTGGGCTCCAGACAGTAACCGTATCGTGACCTGTGGGACGGATCGTAACGCGTATGTCTGGTCTCTGAAGGGGGAGGTGTGGAAGCCCACCCTGGTCATCCTCCGTATCAACCGCGCTGCCCGCTGTGTCAGCTGGTCTCCCCGGGAGAACAAGTTCGCTGTGGGCAGCGGATCACGCCTCATATCCATCTGCTACTTCGAACAGGAGAATGACTG GTGGGTCTGTAAGCACATCAAGAAGCCAATCCGTTCCACCGTCCTCAGCCTGGACTGGCATCCTAACAACGTGCTGCTGGCAGCTGGATCCTCTGACTTCAaatgcag ggTGTTCTCGGCCTACAttaaggaggtggaggagaagccCGGCCCCACAGTGTGGGGGTCCAAGATGCCCTTTGGGGAGGTGCTGTTTGAGTCTGGGCCCCCAGCGGGGGCTGGAGAGGGGGCAGGAGGGGGATGGGTCCACGGGGTCTGTTTCTCCCACAGCGGGAACCGCCTGGCCTGGACGTCACATGACTCTACTGTGGCGATCGCAGAGGGAGGCAAGACCAGCac GATCAGCAGTCTGAGCTCTGAAACCCTTCCTCTGCTGTGTGTCAGCTTTATCACTGAAAACAGCCTGGTGGCCGCT ggcCATGACTGCTACCCGGTGCTGTTTGTGTATGATGGTGCTAAGAGCTCAGTAACGTTCGGAGGGAAGCTGGACGTTCCCAAGCAGACGTCTCAGAGAGGGATCAGCGCCAGGGAACGCTTCCAGAACCTGGACCGCCGAGCTACCTCGTCCGAGACCACAGAACAGGGACTGGAGAGTCTGCACAAGAACAGCAtcag TCAGATCTCTGTGCTGGAGGGAGGAAAGACGAAGTGTTCCAAGTTCTGTACCActgggatggatggaggaatggTCATATGGGACGTCAag